Proteins encoded together in one Carya illinoinensis cultivar Pawnee chromosome 3, C.illinoinensisPawnee_v1, whole genome shotgun sequence window:
- the LOC122302497 gene encoding protein trichome birefringence-like — MIFNSGHWWLHNVQRWELFQYRGKLWENMKIRSAFLKAMKTWSRWIDHNVDKSSTKVFFRGLTALHYSKEWCYNRKQPIKDESFQFLNPIGDIVERIIGRMRTPVTYLNVTKLTQYRIDAHTSVYTIRQGKLLTPKQRRKPHSYADCSHWCLPGVPDTWNSLLYASMVMDDSSDSSTFSI, encoded by the exons ATGATATTTAACTCTGGTCACTGGTGGCTCCACAATGTCCAGAG GTGGGAATTGTTTCAATATAGAGGAAAGCTTTGGGAGAACATGAAGATTCGTTCAGCATTTCTGAAGGCAATGAAGACCTGGTCTCGTTGGATTGATCACAACGTCGACAAGAGCAGTACAAAGGTATTTTTTCGAGGCTTAACAGCACTACACTATAGTAAAGAGTGGTGTTACAATCGAAAACAACCCATTAAAGATGAGTCCTTTCAATTTCTCAATCCAATTGGAGACATTGTTGAGAGAATAATTGGACGCATGAGGACACCAGTAACGTACTTGAATGTCACAAAACTAACTCAGTACCGAATAGATGCACATACATCTGTTTATACAATAAGGCAAGGGAAGCTGCTGACACCAAAGCAACGAAGAAAACCACATTCCTATGCTGATTGCAGTCATTGGTGCTTGCCCGGAGTGCCGGATACATGGAACAGTCTACTGTATGCATCTATGGTCATGGACGACTCTAGTGACAGTAGTACTTTTAGTATTTAA